AGCGCTTCAAGGTGCGCCTGAAAGCCGAGATCGTGACGCTGGGCCTCCCCGTCGAACCCACCTCGCAGGCCGGGCAATACGTGGAGGCGGGCGACTGGAACGCCCTGATTGCAGACCCCGATGTGGTGGTGGTGGACACCCGCAACCGTTACGAGGTCAGCGCTGGAACCTTTGAAGGTGCGGTCAACCCCGAAATCGACAGTTTCCGCGAGTTTCCCGACTGGCTGGACGCCCACGCCGAGCAACTGGCGGGCAAACGCGTCGCCATGTTCTGCACCGGGGGCATCCGCTGCGAGAAAAGCACCAGCCTGCTGCGTGAGCGCGGCTTCACGGACGTCTTGCATCTGCGCGGCGGCATCCTGAAATATCTGGAAGATGTGCCGGAAGAGGACAGCCGCTGGCACGGCGAATGCTTCGTCTTCGATGGCCGCGTGACCGTGGGCCACGGCCTGCGCGAGGGCGG
This is a stretch of genomic DNA from Deinococcus radiopugnans ATCC 19172. It encodes these proteins:
- a CDS encoding rhodanese-related sulfurtransferase → MSPVVVPPTPFTVLALYQFRRVPDPAALRAELLALGQASGLCGTLIVAAEGINGTVAGSRAAIDGLSDFLRTAGFDRLEAKTSHSNERPFKRFKVRLKAEIVTLGLPVEPTSQAGQYVEAGDWNALIADPDVVVVDTRNRYEVSAGTFEGAVNPEIDSFREFPDWLDAHAEQLAGKRVAMFCTGGIRCEKSTSLLRERGFTDVLHLRGGILKYLEDVPEEDSRWHGECFVFDGRVTVGHGLREGGALMCHSCGWPLGVDERAHPAYEEGVSCPNCVEATTDAQKAAFRDRQRMYDARGS